A DNA window from Turicibacter sp. TJ11 contains the following coding sequences:
- a CDS encoding aryl-sulfate sulfotransferase, whose translation MNKRYHQYLLGGLFILIATVILVLFNKKSPSVEQIPDTLTKQQQIDLTLGETIEQGNYTFNNPYLILNPYESSPLTALMAFNTEDLVSVRVTILGKDEHSTFTQDFEAATSHLIPIYGLYPDSLNDIIVTLSDGQTKTIQIKTDPLPEDLPLPTSINANKEKLSNDLYFFTPSSEGYTAAYDVNGDVRWYLTTKNVWDIKRLKNGNLLLSSDRLMAPPYYMAGLMEMDLLGKVYTEYVFEGGYHHDAVELPNGNLLVAANNPAKMTVEDYVIELDRLTGEVVKSWDLSTVLPTEAAKSENWTEHDWFHNNSVDFDEENQAIILSGRHQDAVISIDYESGKLNWIVGDPTGWPEELSSYFFTPIGEDFEWQWSQHSAKMLPNQNLAIFDNGNNRSKDPYTYLSANDNYSRGVIYHLNKEEMTIEQMFEFGKDEGSSFYSPYVSEIDDLGTDHYLILSGGIGSLNGEALNQPAYFYEDATLSSRMIEMLDEERLFEMELPAHYYRASKMSLYPESTSYSLELGKRLGHLGETKTLPIKVNGLFFNENELNDTYQINFTQESDRLMMTGAFYEGDKVKLILNRLGDQRVYSVRITTTPYSAMCIDLFNPDALTDENQLMITQFINAEGLSGTYELYIEINNVVYPIHQSVSF comes from the coding sequence ATGAATAAAAGATATCATCAGTATTTATTAGGGGGACTTTTCATCTTGATCGCTACGGTTATTCTCGTTTTATTTAATAAAAAATCTCCATCTGTTGAGCAAATTCCCGATACTTTAACGAAGCAACAACAGATTGATTTAACGTTGGGCGAGACCATCGAACAAGGTAACTATACCTTTAATAATCCCTATCTTATCCTTAATCCGTACGAATCGTCTCCTTTAACCGCCTTAATGGCCTTTAACACGGAAGACTTAGTCTCTGTTCGTGTAACGATTTTAGGAAAAGATGAGCACTCAACGTTTACACAAGATTTTGAGGCAGCTACTTCTCACCTCATTCCTATTTATGGGCTTTATCCAGATTCACTCAACGACATCATCGTGACGTTAAGTGATGGACAAACGAAAACGATTCAAATCAAAACGGATCCGTTACCAGAGGATCTCCCTTTACCTACGTCTATCAATGCAAATAAAGAGAAATTAAGTAACGATTTATACTTTTTCACGCCCTCTTCTGAAGGTTATACCGCTGCTTATGATGTGAATGGAGATGTGCGATGGTATTTAACGACTAAAAATGTTTGGGACATTAAACGCTTAAAGAATGGAAATTTATTACTAAGTTCTGATCGATTAATGGCTCCTCCTTATTACATGGCTGGATTAATGGAGATGGATTTATTAGGTAAGGTTTATACAGAGTACGTCTTTGAAGGTGGCTATCATCACGATGCGGTAGAATTACCAAACGGTAATTTATTAGTTGCCGCCAATAATCCAGCTAAAATGACCGTTGAAGACTATGTCATCGAACTTGATCGTTTGACGGGTGAGGTCGTTAAATCGTGGGATCTTTCCACTGTTCTTCCAACAGAGGCTGCTAAAAGCGAAAATTGGACGGAACACGACTGGTTTCACAACAATTCCGTTGACTTTGATGAAGAAAATCAAGCGATTATTTTATCAGGACGTCATCAAGATGCCGTCATTAGTATTGATTATGAAAGTGGGAAGCTAAATTGGATTGTCGGGGATCCGACGGGATGGCCTGAAGAGTTGTCCTCTTACTTTTTCACCCCAATTGGAGAAGACTTTGAATGGCAATGGTCACAACATTCCGCTAAAATGTTACCGAATCAAAACTTAGCGATCTTCGATAATGGAAACAATCGTTCAAAAGATCCTTATACGTACTTAAGTGCCAATGATAATTATTCAAGGGGTGTTATTTATCACTTAAATAAAGAAGAGATGACGATTGAGCAAATGTTTGAATTTGGAAAAGACGAAGGTTCTTCTTTTTACTCACCGTATGTTTCAGAAATTGATGATTTAGGAACGGATCACTATCTCATTCTCTCAGGTGGGATTGGAAGTTTAAATGGTGAGGCTTTAAATCAACCGGCTTATTTTTATGAAGATGCCACCCTTTCAAGTCGCATGATTGAAATGTTAGATGAAGAACGTCTCTTTGAAATGGAGTTACCCGCTCATTATTATCGTGCCTCTAAAATGAGCCTTTATCCTGAATCAACATCTTACTCCCTTGAACTTGGAAAACGTCTAGGTCATTTAGGAGAAACAAAAACACTACCTATCAAAGTAAATGGTTTATTCTTTAATGAAAATGAATTAAATGATACGTATCAAATCAACTTCACTCAAGAATCAGATCGTCTCATGATGACAGGAGCCTTTTATGAAGGGGATAAAGTTAAACTGATTTTAAATCGATTAGGTGATCAACGAGTGTACAGTGTTCGAATTACAACGACTCCTTATTCAGCAATGTGTATTGATTTGTTTAATCCTGATGCACTAACTGACGAAAATCAATTAATGATCACACAATTCATTAATGCTGAAGGGTTAAGTGGAACTTATGAACTTTATATTGAAATAAATAACGTTGTTTATCCAATTCATCAATCCGTCTCTTTTTAA
- a CDS encoding bifunctional UDP-sugar hydrolase/5'-nucleotidase, with protein sequence MKQLKIYFTSDLHGYIYPTDYTDRTEKPMGLLNILSQYKKDGNTLIIDGGDTIQGSPFMTFLSSENLEKHPMAMVMNEGGYDYVTLGNHEFNYGYNYLKSYLTHLNAKCLCANVVDKTGVLPIASSDIKVMENGLKVGVIGFTTDFIPIWEKAYNLTNFEVRDTFSSIQALHDELKSQVDVLIGIYHGGFEYDLQTHEQLSSSSENIAYKICKELQFDLLLTGHQHVPLQNQTLFGTHIIQTPHNAAKYAQVELTQHDDQSITVTSSLNAVDINPEPSLYQALMPLEERIQTWLDSPVGYLNTELQPTERIDMAIHGSLLANFINQIQLEVSEADLACTSFANSIKGFNTSVTVRDIVSTYVYPNTLVVLEVTGQILKQALEVCASYIHYENGETSVSRRFLQPKVSHYNYDFFSNVFYTFDLTKPVGERVTSMVVNNQEVQPEDTYSLVMNNYRSSGVGGYDFLRGCPVLKEIQIEITEIIIDYFKKHQHVTVDDRQFISVIK encoded by the coding sequence ATGAAACAATTAAAAATTTATTTCACATCGGATTTACACGGTTATATCTATCCAACCGATTATACCGATCGAACAGAAAAACCAATGGGACTTTTAAACATCCTGTCTCAGTATAAAAAAGATGGTAATACATTAATTATTGATGGTGGAGATACGATTCAAGGCTCGCCTTTTATGACATTTTTAAGTTCAGAGAACTTAGAAAAACATCCAATGGCGATGGTGATGAATGAAGGTGGTTACGATTACGTCACACTTGGAAATCACGAGTTTAATTATGGATACAACTATTTAAAATCTTATTTAACACATTTAAACGCTAAATGTTTATGTGCTAACGTTGTCGATAAAACAGGTGTTTTACCAATCGCATCTTCTGATATTAAAGTGATGGAAAATGGATTAAAAGTAGGAGTTATTGGATTTACGACTGACTTTATTCCAATTTGGGAAAAAGCCTATAATTTAACGAACTTTGAAGTCCGCGATACCTTTTCATCCATTCAAGCTTTACACGATGAGTTAAAATCTCAAGTTGATGTTTTAATTGGGATTTATCACGGAGGATTTGAGTACGATTTACAAACTCATGAACAATTAAGTTCTTCATCAGAAAATATCGCCTATAAGATTTGTAAAGAGTTACAATTTGATTTATTATTAACAGGACATCAACATGTTCCTTTACAAAATCAAACGTTATTTGGAACACATATCATTCAAACGCCACATAATGCAGCAAAATATGCTCAAGTGGAATTAACACAACATGACGATCAATCGATTACAGTGACTTCGTCATTAAATGCGGTGGACATTAATCCAGAACCTTCACTCTATCAAGCATTAATGCCACTTGAAGAGCGTATTCAAACATGGTTAGACTCTCCAGTTGGTTACTTAAATACCGAGTTACAACCAACTGAACGTATCGACATGGCGATTCACGGATCACTACTTGCCAACTTTATTAATCAAATTCAATTAGAAGTTTCTGAGGCTGATTTAGCATGTACGTCTTTTGCCAACTCGATTAAAGGCTTTAATACAAGCGTAACGGTTCGCGATATCGTCTCAACTTATGTTTATCCAAATACATTAGTCGTTTTAGAAGTAACAGGGCAAATTTTAAAACAAGCACTAGAAGTTTGTGCCTCATATATTCATTATGAAAATGGTGAAACTTCTGTTTCTCGTCGTTTCCTTCAGCCAAAAGTCTCTCATTATAACTACGACTTTTTCTCAAATGTGTTTTACACATTTGACTTAACGAAGCCAGTGGGTGAACGTGTGACGTCAATGGTCGTTAATAACCAAGAGGTCCAACCTGAGGATACGTATAGTTTAGTGATGAATAATTACCGTTCAAGTGGAGTTGGAGGTTATGACTTTTTACGTGGCTGCCCTGTCCTAAAAGAAATCCAAATTGAAATAACAGAAATTATTATTGATTACTTTAAGAAGCATCAACATGTGACAGTTGATGATCGTCAATTTATTTCAGTTATTAAATAA
- a CDS encoding IS1182 family transposase produces MIKDFEQLSLNLSQGHPLYDKIVPKNHPLRLIEEQIDFSFVTPLLSDRYSIDYGRPAYSPEVMFKLLFLKMLYNLSDERVIQEAQVNMAYKYFLNLDPEDPLMHPSSLTKFRKLRLNQEDILEDLLGEVINQAIQKNLIPSKTLIMDATHTRSRYKVKTPIENLREVSKNIRKQLYRYVPEVKDHVPPKLHSTASLEEEVIYTQELIEFSHRYQDKNRQIQEAREKALDILKNRTYQAILSVSDPEAKMGYKSKTEAFAGYKTHLAITEERLMTAIEVTTGEVSDGKYLKTLVEKSKKNGIEVKEVLADAAYSSKENLGYMEQENITAVTPLNPIVLNGGKREVEGFEYNKDAGQMRCPAGHLSVRKARTGKKNQKKNQSLTYYFEIEKCKHCPLRDGCYKPGAKSKTYSMTLKSDIHQKAIDYQKTNEFKDRKKQRYKIEAKNAELKQSHGFQTCKFARLFGMKIQTYLTAFVVNTKRIVKLVTEKQAIFQIGLLNLIQKMDMIESKEKGAYYFINNKLLFQWPLEDQWLFHLGKVFYELV; encoded by the coding sequence ATGATTAAAGACTTTGAACAATTATCCTTAAATCTTTCTCAAGGACATCCCTTATACGATAAAATCGTTCCCAAAAATCATCCCTTACGTTTAATCGAGGAACAGATTGATTTTTCATTTGTCACACCGTTACTAAGTGATCGTTATTCCATTGATTATGGACGTCCTGCCTATTCTCCTGAAGTCATGTTTAAGTTATTATTCCTTAAAATGCTTTACAATCTGTCGGATGAGCGTGTCATTCAAGAGGCTCAAGTCAATATGGCTTATAAATACTTTTTGAATTTAGACCCCGAAGATCCACTCATGCATCCGTCTTCCTTAACTAAGTTCAGAAAACTGAGATTAAATCAGGAGGACATCTTAGAGGATTTATTAGGTGAAGTGATTAACCAAGCGATTCAAAAGAACTTAATTCCATCAAAGACACTGATCATGGATGCCACACATACACGAAGTCGGTATAAAGTTAAAACTCCCATTGAGAATTTAAGAGAGGTTTCTAAAAATATCCGAAAACAACTTTATCGTTACGTTCCTGAGGTGAAGGATCATGTTCCTCCAAAGCTTCATTCCACTGCTTCACTTGAAGAAGAGGTCATTTATACTCAAGAATTAATAGAGTTTTCTCATCGCTATCAAGATAAAAATAGACAGATTCAAGAAGCGAGAGAAAAAGCGTTAGATATCCTAAAAAATCGAACCTACCAAGCCATTCTTTCTGTCTCAGATCCAGAAGCTAAAATGGGTTATAAATCTAAAACTGAGGCGTTTGCCGGATATAAGACACATCTAGCCATCACGGAGGAGCGTCTCATGACAGCGATTGAAGTGACCACGGGTGAAGTCAGTGATGGAAAGTATTTGAAAACATTGGTTGAAAAATCAAAAAAGAACGGGATAGAAGTGAAAGAAGTCTTAGCGGATGCCGCCTATTCAAGTAAAGAGAACTTAGGGTACATGGAGCAAGAAAATATAACGGCTGTAACGCCGTTAAATCCAATTGTCTTAAATGGTGGAAAACGAGAAGTTGAAGGATTTGAATATAATAAAGATGCGGGACAAATGAGATGTCCAGCTGGACATTTAAGTGTCAGAAAAGCCCGTACGGGAAAGAAAAATCAAAAAAAGAATCAGAGTTTAACCTATTACTTTGAAATAGAAAAATGTAAGCATTGTCCTTTAAGAGATGGGTGCTATAAACCCGGGGCAAAATCTAAAACTTATTCCATGACCCTTAAATCGGACATTCATCAAAAAGCCATCGACTATCAGAAGACAAATGAATTTAAGGATAGGAAAAAACAACGTTATAAAATTGAGGCGAAAAATGCCGAGTTAAAACAGTCTCACGGATTTCAAACATGTAAATTCGCGAGACTTTTCGGCATGAAAATCCAGACCTATTTAACAGCTTTTGTCGTTAATACGAAGAGAATAGTGAAGTTAGTGACAGAAAAACAAGCGATCTTTCAGATAGGTTTATTGAATCTCATACAAAAAATGGATATGATAGAGAGTAAGGAAAAAGGAGCCTATTATTTTATAAATAATAAGCTCCTTTTTCAGTGGCCTCTTGAAGATCAATGGTTGTTTCACTTAGGAAAAGTTTTTTATGAGTTAGTGTGA
- a CDS encoding GNAT family N-acetyltransferase — protein MQQIQSLHQLHYQPLKRQDLVSLGALYQDPLFTKHYGEIEEHKQTLNDLNHWFDEYEQMQTERYYSIFSNQTWVGFITLSDFDESESEAWLSIGLQPNVWGQGIGSYVLKAFIKACFDQRNIETIRLSVFSSNERAYCLYLKLGFQVEKIYVKEELPLDFKEDIYQLYLKR, from the coding sequence ATGCAGCAAATTCAATCTTTACATCAACTTCACTATCAACCATTAAAGCGTCAAGATTTAGTATCGTTAGGCGCGTTATATCAGGATCCGTTGTTTACTAAGCATTACGGAGAGATAGAAGAACATAAGCAGACGTTAAACGATTTAAATCACTGGTTTGATGAATATGAACAGATGCAAACGGAGCGTTATTATTCTATTTTTTCAAATCAGACATGGGTTGGTTTTATTACGTTGAGTGATTTTGATGAGAGCGAATCGGAAGCATGGTTAAGTATTGGGCTTCAACCTAACGTTTGGGGACAGGGCATTGGTAGTTATGTTTTAAAGGCATTTATAAAAGCGTGTTTTGATCAACGAAACATTGAAACCATTCGATTGAGTGTGTTTTCAAGTAACGAACGTGCCTATTGTCTTTATTTAAAGCTTGGATTTCAAGTTGAAAAAATATACGTGAAAGAGGAGCTTCCACTTGATTTTAAAGAGGATATTTATCAACTTTACTTAAAACGATAA